The genomic segment agaagggaggacgaacggttcgagaaggcagCCTCAGTTTGTCagatcaccccagagggaattgtcgacagttgaaatcacccaaaaggagcactggCTCTGGcaagagtccaggaggtgcttaagttcaggaagagaaagcgggacatatgggggggggagaaaaatcgAATAGAttatataccatttactcacaaaaatACGGGCAGCAGAGCAATGGATAGGTGACGGaggaagtagggggacgaagggaatatcagaacaaattaagagagcagtagagttatgggccccagaaagagctggggggggggagaaaggaataaccacgaaagtgaccagaacgagcaccaagcatgggtTCTTGGAGACAGTGGTGAAAactgtaattagaagttggagtttcaTGGTAGTTGGCATAAAAATCCATGaaaattccactgaagaatagacattatcaaagagaaaggacagtagcCGAGAACagtgaagaaacaaaggtaaagaagaacacagtatatTAAAGAATCTCGGGATCAGGATCAGCAAAATCATGGttaaggggcatgggtaaacttagtaaggatggagggaagggaccaggacagacagaccagaggcggactgatggggtccggaggagaagacaaccgagaggagcagtcaaggacagcaggaagaggggggggggtagaaatcagGGAGTGTACCtcggcaagggcagcaaccgagagggaatcgaGGGCAAAAAAAAGCTCCATATCTGGGGCAGGAGGCCCGACCACTGAAAGGGAGGGGACGTAGTGatagagggaggagggcgaggaagaaagtgatgccttcttacccgctggagagGAAGGAGCAgcagagccaggcttacgtttctgactcaaagAAACAgacgttccagtaacaacgtaccgggcgacagactcaatggtctcagcaggagaagaggaacgggaGTGAACACcgcgaagattgctgggaggatgatggacatcagcctggacagacaggctgcgtggagggtcaagagactggggaaagggttgggaagaaagagtggggagAGATGGGAAAGAAGACATAGGAGACATGGTGGACTTGGTAGGAAGGGAGAAAACTCCAGATAGAGAACCAGGAGGGAAACCTTTCAGGACAGGACGCAAAAGAATAAGGGAGGAGGCGGTGGGTGAGttcgggtctaaggcctggaaacggttgtgagactgaggaaggtggaaggacgaggagaggtagaacgcaacacgcgagcataggatACGCCCACGAAAGGGGTGAGGCCTTTCCAAGCTCACCCCATCAAAGATGCCAACTTTGCGTcttgcttcaggaaaagacagacgatcacggtgtttcaagttgaagacggcttcctcgagtttgtagtgtatacacgagcgtgagaaggtagggtgagcctcatcgcaattgaggcagcgaggctggggagaagtgcactcggacttagaatgatcatcgtccccacacatggagcatagatacacagtacttgtgcacttgaggacaccgtgcccaaacttccaacacttattgcaaagtctgggagagggaatgtattCCTGAAcaaagcatctggcaccagcaagaataatagagggcggaagaGCCCTACTATCAagggtgatttttacaactcgaaggggctgacggcgacgaccacgagggggtcgagtaaacgtgtccacctggaggacagaatggtctTGGGCTTTgatgatatgtttaatatcctcatggcagtctttgaggtccctaacaccagttgcaacatggtgtgggaggagaacagtgccaacactggcatttaaccgagtgtTTTTGGCGACCCGAACAggggggtctccccaatgcaggacaaagtggttaagcgagtagctgcatcctgaggagcagcagcgacgacacgtgtTCCGTAACTGGTggcgttaaaagtaacagaggcatctaccgaatcaacaaggtgATTATGGAGGGAGGAgtcgtcaggaggagtagaatccagatggaggAGAGTAAAATATTTAGTCcatgtagcgggaccaaacaaggcattgtacgtattagtatgggaaggggtcgtgcgagtgcggccgtggcggggactgCATTGAGAATCCCCAGAGTgagagggggtaaaaggcgcagtagtcaatgagagatggagccgtgccaggggacgaggtggtcaccactgggggctgggaacGCTACGCTACCTCAGAGGAggtaggggagtagtcaggaggatcaaaggaggagcaaggttggggcccaatgcagtgggggctacagagcctggtcttccaacacagtccgacttgggGGCTTTGTCGCctgccccacgagcctgagaaggtacaagagggacagaggcaggacacccaacaagagagaTGTTGCCaatcttgccggggccccccaggggtgcatcgtgagtatacgtcccacaaacgccaccttaagaaccgtctgtccgtcgagattgggttcagtgacgaaaggaggattgacaataaaaggatcCCCCTCGTTCGAgacattgggtactacagttctatgggtacaagagtatgcctccccaaacacccggaCGTCAAAATAAAAGAAGGCCGAAAGAAGAATAAAatcaggcaaaaggtcggcagggaatgacaatgagaaaggagaagaggggagagaaaaacgaaacagaaggaaaaggaaaagtcttccgacacaattagagaggacagcagcaggagcacaaggctacaaaaggacagaggactgtcccaaggagcatcacactagcAGCTGTCCACCAAGCCTCATCACGGCAACAATGAGCCGGACAGGGAGGGGGATCTACATTTGTAGTGCCTTTGTTACGGAGATCTCCGTTGCTGCTGttcttttgacctggaaaagggttATAAAAGTACTTGGAAGTACATTATCCCAACTACATTATTTGCTTCCCTGGTAATCTTCAGCTCTTCCTTCAAAACAACTTCTCCAGTCATTCCTTTAAAGTGAGACTTAGTACAACTTTGACTATTAAAAATTGGACTGGTAGAGGTTCGTCTATATACTCCTTATTCTACAACACACTGGTGTTCCGTGATGGGGTTTGGACCTCTGAGATGGCACCAGAATCTCTTTGGCAGGGAACTGCAAGGGAGAACGTGCAACAAGAGGCAGAGGCCTGTACCTCAGGACGCGGTACCACTAAAACGAGTAAAGCACGGTGTTCAAGAACCGCCAGGGACTGCAAGCAGTGTGCCAAAACTCTCAAAAGGAAAAGTCTGCTAGTCAACAAGGTAAGACACGAAACCCATACAGGACCCAACTCCAGAAGGGGGAAAAAAAGCCTCGGGATGGGAACGAGTCCAGAAGGCCAAAAAACTTCTTGGACTTTGGTCCGCAGGCAGTTAAAACAGAGGCGGTCTGTTTTGGTTTTGAATGACATTTGGTTTCGAACAAGATCGAGGCATTCAGCAAGAGCGTCTGTGGGGGGCCAGTCCAAACTAATCTACACCAGAGAATATAAAGGGTTTACCAGAACCCGACGTCTTCAAGACCCAAGCAGGCGATCCAGGCACAGGGATCACATGCCAAGAACCCTTGCCTAACGCAACGTATGAACACCTGGTCTCTAGTAGACGCTCGTGATTTACAAGCGTGATGTGGTACCCAAGGTCTGGAAACTTTCAGCTGAACAGCGTTGGAGAACCACTGATGGAACCCCTTACTGAACAAAATACACGAACTCAAAAACTAAATTGCAGGCCTATTTTAAAATAATCCACCAACATGGTCAACTGTGAAACTACTCTTAGTTGAAAACATGAAAGAAAATTCATGATAAAGATGTGTCAAGGAAAATCAAATATAGTTTAAACTTACAGTTAGCATTTTACAAAAGAGGTCTTCAGTAATTTTctgaattttccctggaatattaAAGTGGGGGTCTTCCAGGGTGACTGAGATTACGGTCTTTTTTCTCTCAACGGGCATCATCTTGAGGAATTGTTTCATGATCTCCTGCACCTGTAATTACCAATGTGGAGCTGTGCAAACTTAtgaatattataaaaatataactTTTTATTATAGACAAAAACAATTTCTGGAACTACAGTAGTTCCTAATACATATACCAAGTATGTGCCTCACTCCAGTACTGCTTCATGTTCAACCAGTGGAACCAGTGCTCCAAAGTTCACTTTGCATGCCACTTTCAGGTCCCAGCTGCTGGTCAAGGCGCGGAAATAACCCAGGATCGAAGCTCCAGAGTCATCAGTGGGGAATGTGTTTTGTATAGTGCCACTGGATATGTAGGTTGGGAGCAGGATACCCTCCCCATGGGTAGCGTGCATCCAATCCCCTTCCCAGAATTTGGTCTTTAAACTAAAGTTGGACTTCACCCTAGATCTTCATCATCCAAGTCAGGCATGACACCTAGGATTTCTAAGAGTTTCAGAGCTGGGATGGACCGAGGTTTCGGGCTGACCTGTCATAATTATTAAGGGGCCAATAGGTTCAAAAATGAAAATGGTTCGATTTCAAGGAAACTTTTTTGACgaattgtatatgaaaagggtttcatctggtccaagtctcagcatcgtagcataaatagggagATAAATATTGAATTATGCGTCAAAAAATTTCCAAGATGGTCAGAAacttatcaaacacaagtgtcaacttaaatcatgtctatgactcggctatcacaatagcacattaaaaaaaatttaattagttttattaaaaaaaaaaatactttttttaactttcatttttttttttttttatcggacgatttacatgaaacttataaacctgactgcacgtaagcctatctgtaagggtgccaattttggagaaaattggtcgatgtcaacctcagccacagatggcagcacccagactatttttttttacttatttattttcaagtaacaaacGTTCATATAACTCATTTTGTATTCAACTTACATGAAACTTATACCTTACATGTAACGTTTATGTGTCTAAAATCTGTGGCCAGCGTTTTTTCcccaagttcatttattgattttataatagcaaacatgatatatatgcatatttttggggaggggggggggaactttgcttatttgtattagtaaaactaaacatattttggaaaatccgCGGCATCAgattctttattatatgctaatgtgtcagaaaagtgtcaatgattatatctgaaaggtgtggttgtATATACACTTtaaaatgtgtaatattcgttgaaaaaaaaactttctatTTAGTCTGCAGTActcaaacttggaacaattgcagcccttttcatatacaactagtcaaaaaaatattggttgacattgaacaagttTTAAAAACAATTCTATTGCTTCCTTAAGGTCTAATCCCTGGGGTAATTGAACCATTTTCGtatcgtccacacacacacacacacacacacacacacacacacacacacacacacacacacacacacacacacacacacacacacagcctacctACACGTTGGCTCTCTTCTCATGCCAGAGGGCACTTCTCCCCTCTGGTATGGAACCTGTAGTCCGCTTTAACATCTCTACTGCCAGATCATGTACCTTTTTACTGGGATTATGAAATTGAATAATGCGCGTGTTATTTCATCTTAATTTTATCCAAAACATTTTAGAATTTATGATGATAGGAACAGCGTGACGCCACGAGGGAGGAAGACGCTTCTGGAGTCTTATTACCCAGGAGAACTAATGGAAAGTCTCCTGGTTGTACATTCACCGCCAATTCCAGCTCGTGGATGATCAGCTCGCTTCATTCTCTGCATAAATGTTAAGAGGAAACTCTGCCCCCAGGCCTCGCCCATATGGAGCAACTAGCCGAATCTGAAAGCTGATCCAAATCCAGAGTTTAGAGCAGATGCAGACTTAATAGTGTTGCAGTCAGGGGACCTTCCCTTTACAGCCCCAATTCTTTTCTACAGTCAGTTGGTGAGCAGACTGACCAGAGTATTGAAGCTAGCATTTGGTATTCATTGAGAAGTGCTAAAGAGCATGACTGGAGCAGCGACGGATCTCCTTCAGCTCTGTACTTCAAATTTCATGGTGGACATTAATTGTTTCCAGGAGTACCCACCAATACtaattgttaataaaaaaaagaaaaaaaaaaaaaaagactaggAAAGCTGAAGAAAACCAAGGTAGGCCGAGATTACCATCTGGACTATTATGGAGCTTCTACAAGGCCAAAGAATGGTCTTATGATAGGCATACGTTAAAGGATCGAAGAAACTTCAAAACGCTATGTACTGTAGTGTGAAATAGGATGGTACTACTGGTAACTAATACAGTACTTAATTTGTACATTAAAAACTAAACGAATAATCGAGCCTATTCTGTACCTTTGCACATACACTACGAATTGCATGTTATTGATTAGTATGTAAAATTTGAaaaaatcaagttttttttttttttttaaatattgaacACTGATGCCGGGTGGTGAGGAGACATGAAAAATTAAAATACACTATGTTACCGATATATTCTAAAAGCGTTAATTCTTTATAATTAAAACTTTAGTAAGGACCTATAGGCAAGTCAGTGGCAGGACTGATCAACATACCTTAATTGACGTGTGGACAGAGCTGGCGTCCGGGAAGCGTTCCTTGCACTTCTTAATCCAATGTTCAGTCTCCTTGTAATACAGATCATATTCATCAATGGTCGAGACGATCTCCTGTGCGGTGTCGAGTGTGTCAAGGCGCACAACCATGGCTTTAAGCCGTATCCTTCCTTCCTCTCCTTCTGGTGTAATGTTTGCAACACTGATAACCTCCTTTTTCAGCGGCTTCATTGCAGCCTTGTTCTGTTCCAGCAGATCATTTAGTCCGTCTTCCAGTTGTTGGTGATAACGCTTCCAGTAAGTCAGCCGCCGCTGGTAGTCACTCATCAGAGAGAGCGCTTCTTCACAGCCAAACACGAAATTGTCGATGTTGCGCCTGTACTCCTCCGTCAAGGACCGTAGCATTTTGCCCTTGCGCTTTGAGCTGTGTTGAGGTTTAACCGACTCTGGTGCCAATGACGTCAGTCTAATACCTTTGAGTTTCCTGAGCAAGGCCTCCATACTGTAGCTAACTGGGAACTGAGCATCAGCTGTGGCACTGTGCTCAGTATGGCAGCTCGGGCAGATGAGAAGAGCATTCTGTACAGCATCTTTAGTACACTGTGAGCAGATTGTATGGCCACAAGGCAGAGTACACGGCCTTCGGACAGTTTCATTGTAGTTGCTTAGACAAACCTTACACGTCTCTGGCTCGTCACTGTCCTGTTGATAATGTGTCAATGTATTAAATAGTCATTATCACTTAATTCAGTACAAAATTTTGTACCGAATCCCAAAAAGAAATTCAAAGGCATGAACACACATTTTTTAATATTAAGGACTTTAATTAGGGTCTAGGTGTCGTGGGTGGAAATAATGTATGGGACTCAATTTCTTGCAGTGTTTGAGACCCGAGTTAGGCTACTTAAACATTATTTGGCAGGAAACAATCATTGTGATGGGCAAGTTTCTTTGCATAAATGGTACTAAGACATCACCGACATACATCATTCATTGACAGGAAGTGAGCTTCCCAAATGGAAAAACCACAAAGATGGTACCGTACAAatgaacaaaaaacaaaaaaaaacatgcaATTTTTACAACTGACACGATTGCATGTCAAATATTCACATATTTGCATTAAAGTAAATAAAACAAATTGGAAGTTGACATATTGATTTGTTGGGGAGTTGTGGGGACAAGGTTGaagttatgttgttgttgttacagattcagctactctgaacaagttccaaggagcacgggctatggtgagcccgtaacttacctggcacaggagcagggcaagtagcactggctacggGGAGCCCGTAGAGGTCTTGCCTAGCACAGGAGTGGTGCTGTGGAATTTATGGTTGTGGGGCCCATATTTATATATGGTCCACAATATAATCTCATCACCACCAGTGTGGTGATGAGTTgcgtgtgggggggagaggggggagtgttgAGATGGGTGGGCGACACGTGTCTTGAGACTGACGGTGGATGGGATAAGAAgagtagacgatgagtcacaacaacGCAGCTGAAGAGTTGACACCCAGGACCACACCGACGATGATGAACCGACGACGTTCCGGTTCGTCCTCGACCATTTAAGAAGTCGTGTAATTGAAAGTTAAAGACCAAGAGGAAAAGTTAAAAGGTTAGGGAAGGAAGAAGATAGAATAGGAAAAAGGTATTTATAAAAGACAAAAAATGGAAGTAGAAATAAGGAAAATTGCATGAAGCTAAATGGCGATGAGAAATATCTAATACCAGACAAAAGAAAAAGCCTAGCGAGGCTATGGCTTAGTCATATCACGTTTGTCAAGCATACaaacgtgtgcgtgtgcgcgcaaaACGCTGTAAATTATTCACCTatttattacaaatacaaataatcgccaacagaacctaaacatctaatgtcatatcattaatgcaaacactcaaacgacaaggccgacgggtacttatcaactgggtgccaagtcatgtgggaataatagtctCCGtgatgtagtggtaagacactcgcctggctttccgcgagcgctatgtcatgggttcgtatcctggccggggaggatttactgggcgcaattccttaactgtagcctctgtttaacgcaacagtaaaatgtgtacttggatgaaaaaacgattcttcgcgacaggggatcgtattccagggaccataggattaaggacttgcccgaaacgctacgcgtactagtggctgtacaagaatgtaacaactcttgtatatatctataaaaaaaaaaaaaaaaaaaaaaaaaaaataggaaatgacattgcaggcgaagctgcaaaacttgcaaccgagaagaaatgtagacatttacataccacagagtctatcacagattaagaaagtaattagaaacagagcaatgaaaAAGATGTACATTGACCACAATACAGCAGTTGTATCATCAGGAtccgcgggttggtacaagaattcaaccaactatgaaccacttagtttgatgaaagggagcagtagaacaacagaagtacacttacatcgcatcaggcttggatacccatgtgca from the Procambarus clarkii isolate CNS0578487 chromosome 10, FALCON_Pclarkii_2.0, whole genome shotgun sequence genome contains:
- the LOC123745768 gene encoding uncharacterized protein, whose protein sequence is MCKWSVRGRTPSATLRSPPQHFLQSLQGTITHNCTVRPLGTTRSTTRSLLIMDSDEPETCKVCLSNYNETVRRPCTLPCGHTICSQCTKDAVQNALLICPSCHTEHSATADAQFPVSYSMEALLRKLKGIRLTSLAPESVKPQHSSKRKGKMLRSLTEEYRRNIDNFVFGCEEALSLMSDYQRRLTYWKRYHQQLEDGLNDLLEQNKAAMKPLKKEVISVANITPEGEEGRIRLKAMVVRLDTLDTAQEIVSTIDEYDLYYKETEHWIKKCKERFPDASSVHTSIKVQEIMKQFLKMMPVERKKTVISVTLEDPHFNIPGKIQKITEDLFCKMLTVEHLRFLNEPVKKLLIAGRVFAVKELADDTYYARITFKEGRLCLHSLIKQPLPAFAATLKHGYVLDLLNRSSTVAFLNLGCNGSPIGQVDIRVNHNTGLARQFIFLCTGQQGKTYLNTNLLRLGSHFDGGKFVVGGDYEWNDGSGGHSVLFNLKGEYGKLHEVGAVSSRFWPDQEHCAQFCIGVTEGYHNESDGIFGYVERGMGVVMAAAESTYMPKMTVMDCGVVLPL